The Burkholderia lata genome contains a region encoding:
- a CDS encoding BON domain-containing protein has protein sequence MNQSRVKQTLVRTTLLAALTAGLAVSLQGCVLGVVGAAAGGGALIATDRRTLGAQTEDREIQVKSLTQINNGLPDQSHVNVTVFNRRVLLTGEVPNDASKQRAEEIVRGINNVNGIVNELSVEPASSLSSRANDSYLEGRVKSELIATKGISSNYYKVVSERGNLYLMGLVTVDEGNRGAEAASQVPGVEKVVKVFQYVKPQDAQALQDASPANGASGAQAAAPADTATVGAVPDASVQSTPLQPPAPISNSSNVHPGNPKAPSQ, from the coding sequence ATGAATCAAAGCCGCGTCAAACAGACGCTCGTCAGAACCACGCTGCTCGCTGCGCTGACGGCGGGCCTCGCCGTGTCGCTGCAAGGTTGTGTGCTCGGGGTCGTGGGCGCAGCGGCCGGCGGCGGTGCGCTGATCGCGACCGATCGCCGTACGCTCGGCGCACAGACGGAGGATCGCGAGATCCAGGTCAAGTCGCTCACGCAGATCAACAACGGGCTGCCCGACCAGTCGCACGTCAACGTGACGGTGTTCAACCGCCGCGTGCTGCTGACGGGTGAAGTGCCGAACGATGCATCGAAGCAGCGCGCCGAGGAAATCGTACGCGGCATCAACAACGTGAACGGCATCGTCAACGAACTGTCGGTCGAGCCGGCGTCGTCGCTGTCGTCGCGCGCGAACGACTCGTACCTCGAAGGGCGCGTGAAGTCCGAGCTGATCGCGACGAAGGGCATCTCGTCGAACTACTACAAGGTCGTCAGCGAACGCGGCAACCTTTACCTGATGGGGCTCGTGACGGTCGACGAGGGCAATCGCGGCGCGGAAGCCGCCAGCCAGGTGCCGGGCGTCGAGAAGGTCGTGAAGGTGTTCCAGTACGTGAAGCCGCAGGATGCGCAGGCGCTGCAGGACGCATCGCCCGCGAACGGCGCGTCCGGTGCGCAGGCCGCCGCGCCGGCGGATACCGCGACGGTGGGCGCCGTGCCCGACGCGTCGGTGCAGTCCACGCCGCTGCAGCCGCCCGCACCGATCTCGAATTCGTCGAACGTACACCCGGGCAACCCGAAGGCCCCGTCGCAATGA
- a CDS encoding c-type cytochrome, which yields MKQMKQWMVQGAAAAALVVGTLGVAHADVGDGLKVARGNACMGCHAVDRKLVGPSFKDIAARYKADPQAVAKLSKKVKEGGSGVWGAIPMPAHPRMSDADVRSVVEWVLAGAPSK from the coding sequence ATGAAGCAGATGAAACAGTGGATGGTGCAGGGCGCCGCGGCTGCGGCGCTCGTGGTCGGCACGCTGGGCGTCGCGCACGCGGATGTCGGCGATGGCCTGAAGGTTGCGCGCGGCAACGCGTGCATGGGCTGCCATGCGGTCGACCGCAAGCTCGTCGGCCCGTCGTTCAAGGATATCGCCGCCCGTTACAAGGCTGATCCGCAGGCCGTGGCCAAGCTGTCGAAGAAGGTGAAGGAGGGCGGCTCCGGCGTCTGGGGCGCCATTCCGATGCCCGCGCACCCGCGCATGAGCGACGCCGACGTGCGTTCGGTGGTCGAATGGGTGCTGGCTGGCGCGCCGTCAAAGTAA
- a CDS encoding enolase C-terminal domain-like protein — MSESRRDGTPRVTRMQVIPVAGRDSMLLNLCGAHAPYFTRNLVILDDSSGHTGVGEVPGGEGIRHALERMTDLVVGQSIGRYQATLNAVRAALSGAGPGAGRTIRHEVTSAGEAAVLRQPHEINLRLDNVITAIEAALLDLLGQHLDVPVAALLGEGQQRDAVPMLAYLFYIGDRGRTDLPYRDEAQARTPWFRLRNEEALTPAAIARQAEAAVDRYGFADFKLKGGVMAGADEMEAIAAIKACFPDARATLDPNGAWSLDEAVALCRGQGHLLAYAEDPCGPEGGYSGREVMAEFRRATGIPTATNMIATDWRQMDHAVRLQAVDIPLADPHFWTMQGSVRLAQLCRDWGLTWGSHSNNHFDVSLAMFTHAAAAAPGTITAIDTHWIWQEGDARLTREPLKIVGGQVAVPERPGLGIELDMAQVEAAHALYKEVGGTARDDAVAMRYLVPGWTYDPKRPSFGRG; from the coding sequence ATGTCCGAATCCCGCCGTGACGGCACCCCGCGCGTCACGCGCATGCAGGTGATTCCCGTCGCCGGCCGCGACAGCATGCTGCTCAACCTGTGCGGCGCGCACGCACCGTACTTCACGCGCAACCTCGTGATCCTCGACGACAGCAGCGGACACACGGGCGTCGGCGAAGTGCCGGGCGGCGAAGGCATCCGCCACGCGCTCGAGCGCATGACGGATCTCGTGGTCGGCCAGTCGATCGGGCGCTACCAGGCGACGCTCAACGCAGTGCGCGCGGCGCTGTCCGGCGCGGGTCCGGGTGCGGGCCGCACGATCCGCCACGAGGTGACGTCGGCCGGCGAAGCAGCGGTGCTGCGCCAGCCGCACGAGATCAACCTGCGGCTCGACAACGTGATCACCGCGATCGAGGCGGCGCTGCTCGACCTGCTCGGCCAGCATCTCGACGTGCCGGTCGCGGCGCTGCTCGGCGAAGGGCAGCAGCGCGACGCGGTGCCGATGCTCGCTTATCTGTTCTATATCGGCGATCGCGGCCGCACCGACCTGCCGTATCGCGACGAGGCGCAGGCACGCACCCCGTGGTTCCGGCTGCGTAACGAGGAAGCGCTCACGCCGGCCGCGATCGCTCGGCAGGCCGAGGCCGCGGTCGATCGCTACGGCTTCGCCGATTTCAAGCTGAAGGGCGGCGTGATGGCCGGTGCCGACGAGATGGAAGCGATCGCCGCGATCAAGGCGTGCTTCCCCGACGCACGCGCGACGCTCGACCCGAACGGCGCATGGTCGCTCGACGAAGCCGTCGCGCTGTGCCGCGGACAAGGCCACCTGCTCGCGTATGCGGAGGATCCGTGCGGGCCGGAAGGTGGCTATTCGGGCCGCGAGGTGATGGCCGAATTCCGCCGCGCGACGGGAATCCCGACCGCGACCAACATGATCGCGACCGACTGGCGGCAGATGGACCACGCGGTGCGGCTGCAGGCGGTCGACATCCCGCTCGCCGACCCGCATTTCTGGACGATGCAGGGGTCGGTGCGGCTCGCGCAGCTGTGCCGCGACTGGGGGCTCACGTGGGGTTCGCACTCGAACAACCACTTCGACGTGTCGCTCGCGATGTTCACGCACGCGGCGGCAGCCGCACCCGGCACGATCACCGCGATCGACACGCACTGGATCTGGCAGGAAGGCGATGCGCGGCTCACGCGCGAGCCGCTGAAGATCGTCGGCGGCCAGGTGGCCGTGCCGGAGCGGCCGGGGCTCGGGATCGAGCTCGACATGGCGCAGGTCGAGGCCGCGCATGCGTTGTACAAGGAGGTCGGCGGTACGGCGCGCGACGACGCGGTCGCGATGCGCTATCTCGTGCCGGGGTGGACTTACGATCCTAAGCGGCCGAGTTTCGGGCGAGGGTGA